The window TGCTGGACCTCATCGCGGCGGGGGAGGTCGCGGCCTCCCCCGCGATCTTCCGCAACCATGTCATCGTCGCGGTCGAGAAGGGCGCGCCGGTCGACTGGGTGCCGCTCGACCTCGTGCCGACCAACGTCGGCGGCGCGGCGATCGCGGCCCAGCCGCCGCACCCGCACGCTGCGCTCCTGTTTGCGGATTTTCTGCTCGGACCGGACGGCCAGGGCCTGCTGGAAAAATACCACTACGGAAACGCCGCCCGGAATTACGGCTTCAAGCGCTGGCGTCCGGAGCACGGATCGACCACCGAAAAATACGAGAAGGATTTGCTGAGTTGGGAAAAGCTGGTTCGCGAGATCACGCGCAGATAAGCGTCTCGGGCTGGGCCGCGCCGCGCTTGCCGGCGCTCAATCCGACGCACCTTTTGTTTGCCTTCACCGGGCTCGCGCTGGCGTACCTGGTACTGCCCCCGTTCTTTTTCATCCTTCATACCAGCGTCGTCGTCGACCGCGGGCTTCGGGCCGGGAGTTTCACCTTCCAGCATTTCGCCAGCATCGTCGAATCCCTCGACGACGTCCGGACCCTGCTCGCAAACTCTCTGACCTTTTCGGTCGGAAGCGCGGCCGTGGCGCTCGCCTACGGAACGATGCTTGCCTGGCTCGCCGAGCGCTCGAACGCGCCTTTTCGCACCCTCGCCTACGTCTCGGCTTACATCTCGTTCGCCATTCCCGGAATCATCAAGGTGGTCGGCTGGATCATGCTGCTCGGCCCCAAGGCCGGGATCCTGAACGCGGCGCTCGCTGCTCTCACCGGCCGACCGTTGCTCAACATCTTCTCGATGTCCGGGATGGTCCTGATCGAGAGCTTTCTATGGATTCCGGTGGTCTTCCTGTTGATGTCCACCCCCTTCCGCTCCATGGATCCCGCGCTGGAGGAGGCGGCGGCGGCGGCCGGAAGCAGCGGCTGGCAGGTCTTTCGCCGGGTGACGTTTCCCCTGGCCCTGCCGAGCGTGCTGGCCGTCCTGCTGCTGACGTTCATCCGTTCGCTCGAAGCGTTCGAGATCCCGGCCCTCGTGGGCATCCCGGCGGGTATCGAGGTGCTGACGACCAAGATCTATCTCCAGATCCGCGGCGGCCTCATTCCCAAATACGGCGAGGCGAGCGCGTATTCGACCATCCTGATCGCCCTGGTGGCGCTGGGGCTCTATCCCTACTACCGCGTCACCAGCAAGTCGTACAAATTCACAACGATCAGCGGCAAGGCCTACCGCCCTCATCGTGTCGACCTCGGACGATGGCGCTGGCTGGGCGGCTGCCTGATGCTCGTGCTGCCATTGCTCCAGTGCCTGCCGGTGGCCGCGATCGCCTGGTCCTCGCTTTTGCCCTTCGCCCAGGCGCCGTCGTGGCGGGCGCTCTCGCTCGTCAGCCTCAACAACTATCGCACGGCCTTCTCGGACAGCGGCATCGTGGGCTCCGTCTTCAACAGCCTCACGGTCAGCGTGGCTTCGGCGACCGTCGCGATCGCGCTCACGTTCGTGGCCGCCTGGTTCATCGTGCGCGCGTCGTTGAAAGCGCGCTGGCTGCTCGATCAGATGGCGATGCTGCCGCTGGTATTCCCCGGAATCGTGATGGGCATCGCCATCCTCAAGATGTACCTCGCGCTTCCGATCCCCGTGTACGGAACCATATGGATCCTGGTCCTGGCGTTCATCGCGCGTTATCTTCCCTACGGCATCCGTTTCAGCCATTCGGCGCTGTTGAGCGTGCATCGCGAGCTCGAAGAAGGGGCGATGGCGAGCGGCGCGACCTGGTTCCAGATGGTTCGGCATGTCCTGGTCCCGCTGGTCATGCCGGCCTTGCTCGCCGGCTGGATCTACATCTTTCTCATCACTTTCCGGGAGCTTTCCATCGCGCTGCTGCTCTATTCTCCTGGCTCGCAGGTGGTCGCGGTGAAGATCTGGGAGCTCTGGGACAATGGCCACGTCGGCGAGCTTGCGGCGTTCAGCCTGGTCATCACCGCCGGGACCGTGCTCGTGGGATCGTTTTTCGTCAAGCTCGCGCAGCGCCAGGGCCTGCAGGATTGAGCCGGGGACCGGCGCCGCTCCGGCGATTGCGCCGGAGCGCGAACGAAGTCCGAGCAATATCTCGAATTGAGGAGAGCGCATGACCGACAGCCAACTCGTTTTGCAAAGGCTCGACGAAACTTCCGGTGTCGCGTGGCTGACGCTGAACCGCCCGGAGAAGAAAAACGCGCTGAGCATCGCCCTGTTGAGCGAGCTCGGAGCGGCTTTGCGCGACTTGCGCGAAAATCCGGCGATCCGCTGCATCGTCACGACGGGAGCCGGAGACTGCTACTCCTCCGGGCGCGACCTCTACGACATGCGAAACCAGGACAATCGCCGGCGGAGCCGGGGCGTGGGGGGTGTGGCCGAGATCGTAGCGCTGATGCGCAGCTGCCCCCAGATCACGATCGCGGCCGTCCGGGGCTGGTGTCTGGGAGGCGGTCTGGCGCTCGTCAACGGCCACGACCTGGTCGTCAGCGCGGAGACGGCGAAGTACGGCATGCCGGAGATCATCCGGGGAAGCTACGGCGCGACGGCCACGCCGACGCTGTTCCACGCCGGCATACCGTTGAAGAAGGCCTTTTACATTTCCCTTACCGGGAGAAACCTGTCGGCGGGCGAAGCCGAGCGAATCGGACTGGTCTCGCAGGTGGTTCCCGACGGGGAACTCACGGCTTCGGTCGAAACGCTCGCGCGGGAGATCGCCAGCCGCAACGCGGCGGCGCTGGAGCACGCCAAGATCGCCGCTTACATGATGAAGGACATGAACTTCGAAACGGCGCTCAGAACCGACGACCTCGTCGCCCACCGCCTGCGTTACTATACCAATCCGCTGAGCGACGTCGAAGGCTACCTGCAGTCGCAAAAAGGGGGCGGAAACGCCCGCTACGTAAAGCCGGAAAAAAAGTAATCGGGATTCCTCGACCGAATGTCGTTCCCGGCGCTCGGTTTCGCGGCCGCGCCGTCCGTGAGGTAGCCGTCAGCGCAGCACCTCTCGCGCCGTCAGGTCGGCGATCTGCTCCCTCGACAGGCCGAGAATCCCGCCCAAAACCGCCTCGTTGTCTTCGCCCGCCCGGTGAGCGAACTCCTCGCGGCGGGCCTGCACGCCGTGCAATCGCACGGTCGGGCCGGTCCGGGTGATCCAGCCGGTCTCCGGGTGATACACCTCTCGCGTGAAGCCGCGCTCGCGCAGGTGAGGGTCCCGGTAAAGATCTTCGCCGCTTTGCACCACGCCGGCCGCGATCCCCGCGCGCTGCAACTTGATCATGACCTGGTGAGGCGTGTGCCGGATCGTCCAGGACTCCACCAGGGCATCGAGCTCCTTTCGGTTGGCGAGGCGGGCGGCCACGCAGCTGAAGCGCGGATCGCTCTCCCATTGAGGCTCGCCGGCGATGCCACAGAAGCGCGCCCATTGCTCGTCCGTTTCGATCGAGATCACGCACCAGCGGTCCTCGCCTCTGCAACGATAGCATCCGTGGGGGGCCGCAAGCGCAGAGGCGTTGCCCCGGGGCTCCGGCTCCCTGCCGCCGATCAACCATTCGAGATAGGCCGGCGCGAGCATCGAGGCGGCGGTCTCCGCCTGTGAAATGTCGATGTGCTGTCCTTTGCCGGTACGAGCGCGGTAGTGCAGTGCGGCAAGGATCGCGAGCGCGCCGAAGGAAGGCGCGAGATAATCCGGAAACGCGGTCTGGGAGGCGGCTCCCGGCCGTTCCACCTCCGGGTCACGCCACAGATAGGTCATGCCCGAGAACGCCATCAGGATCGGGCCGAAGCTCAGGAAGTCCCGCCGCGGTCCGGTGTGACCGAAGGCCTGCAAGCTGGCCAGAATGACGTCCCGCCGAATCTCCTTCATACGGGGATAGTCGAGCCCCCAGCTCGCCAGCACGCGGGCGCTGAAGTTCTCAACGACCACGTCGCAGCGTTCGATCAACCGCCTGGCCAGCGCTGCCCCTTCCGGGTGTTTCATGTCGAGCGCGATCCTCTTGCGGTTCCGGTTGCCCTCGAGATCGGAGGCGAGCTGAAATACCGGGCCGCGTTGCGGGCTTCGAGCGGCTCGACCCGGCTCGATGGCGATGACCTCGGCCCCGTGCTCGGCCAGCAGCCCGGCCAGCGCCGGGCCGACGATGCCCGTCGGAAAGCTGAGCACCCGCACGCCGGCGAACGGCCGAGCGTCGCTGTCACGCCCGGCGGCCGCGAGCCAGGCCGAAGGTCGCGCCAGGTGCTTATCGATCTCGGCTTGATGCTCTCCCAGAATCGGCGCCGGGCGTTCTATCCGGCAGGGGCTTTCCGAGAAACGATAGGGATCTCCCGGAAAGCCGTGCCGCCCGAGATGCGGATGGTTGAGCTCGACGACATAGCCGCGGTGCTTCGTTTGCTTGTCCTCAAGGAAGGCTCGTGGCGAATGGACCGGCGCGGCGGCCAGGCGCCGGGATTGCAATTCCTCGAACAGGCCGTCGACGGTAAAATCGGCCGTGCGCGACTCGATCATTCGGTCGAGCAGCGATCGCAGGGGAAAGCGGTTTTGAACGTCGTCGTACTTGGGATCGGCCAGCTCCGGCGGGTTTCCCAGCCATTCGACCAGCCGCCGCCAGTGGTCTGCCTGGTTGCAAAAGATACGAACGTAGCCGTCCCGACAGCGGTAGGTGTCGGCCACGGTGGTCGGCTGGCGGTGGCCGGTCCGGCCGACGATCTCTCCCGTGGCGCTGTAACGAGTCGCCAGCCTGAGAAAGGGATCGCCCGCCAGCACGTCCTGGAGCGAGACCTCGACGAGCTCGCCGAGACCGGTGGCCCGCCGGTTGTAGAGCGCGACCAGCGTGCCGAACGCCGCGTGAACCGACCCCAGGAAGAAAGCGATCTCCGAAGGACCCATGAGCGGCGGCCGCTCCGGATGTCCGCAGACGCTCATCAATCCGCCCATGGCGAACGCGACGATGCCGGGAGCCTCGAAATCGCGGTACGGCCCCGAAAGACCGAAGCCGGTGATCGACGTCAGGACCAGAGCGGGATTGATGGACCGGAGCTCTTCAATTCCGAGACCCAGCCGCTCCAGCCAGGCGAGGCCGCGATCCTCGATCACGACGTCGGCGTGGCGCACCAGGCCGCGGAAGGTCCGGCGCCCGTCTTCGCGCTCGAGATCGACGACGACGCTGCGCTTGTTCGTGTGGCAGGCGGCGAAGGCGAGGCTTTTCTCGGGATGCGGATCGCCGTCCTTGAAGGGCCCTTCGTGCCGCGCCGGAGCCCCGTCCGGAGGTTCGATGAGAACGACCTCCGCTCCCAGATTCGCAAGCAGCCTGCCGCAGTAGCCGCCGCGGCGCCCGGTCAGATCGAGAATCCGCAGGCCTGAAAGCGCGCTTTTTTCACCGTTGGCGTCGGTTCCCGGGGGCATGCTGGAGGGCTGACTATACCACGGCGGCCGTGAAAGCCAAAGCCGCGAGACCGTGGCGCGCTGGCGAAAAGGGGAAATTTGTGTTTTAAAAAACGTTAGTCCTCCCGATGGCAAAGAGAATCAGACCGGCCTCGCCGGCACATCCCCACCTGACGATCCTGGAAGACATCAGCACCCTGATCAGTCATTCCCAGGATCTCCAGGAGACGCTGCAGAACATCGTCAAGATCGTCGCGGAGCGGATGGAAACCGAAGTTTGCTCGATCTACATCCTCGATCAGCAGAGGCAGCGCCTCACGCTCCGCGCCACCATGGGTCTCGATCCCGAATCGGTCGGCAAGGTATCGATGGCCGTCGGCGAGGGGCTTACCGGCCTGGTGATCGAGCGAATGAAGCCTGTCATGGTGGTCGACGCCCTCGCGCACCCGCGCTACAAGTACTTCCCGGAAACCGGCGAGGAGCGGTTCCACTCGTTCCTGGGCGTCCCGCTGATCGAGAACAAGCTCCCGCTCGGCGTCCTGGTCGTTCAAACCTCGCGGCGAAGGCAGTTTTCGGTCGACGAGATCCGGCTGTTGCGAACGATCTCGGCCCAGGCTTCGAGCATCATCGTCCAGGCCCGGTTGCTCGAATCGCTGCGAGACAAGGAGCGCGAGCGCAAGGACTTCCAGAAGCGCATGGAGGAAGCCATGCGCAAGCTGCGCTCGTACGAGGGACGGCGCCGCGAGCGGGCCTGGCGAGCGGGCCACCGCTGGCGCGGAAGGCTGACCGGGGTGGCGGCCTCTCCGGGCTTCGGGCGAGGCAAAGCCTACGTGCTGCGGCCGCGCATGGAGCTCTCCGCGATCAAGAAACAAAAAAGCAGGAATCCCGAGCGCGAGATGGAGCGGTTTCGCAGCGCGGTCGAGCGCGCCATCGAGCAGATCAACCTGGTCAAACAGCGGATGACCAGCCTCATTTCCAAGGAAGAGGGCGCGATCTTCGACGTCTACCGGCTGATCCTCGAAGACCCGGCAATCATTCAGCAGATCGAGAGCCTGATCCGGCGCCGCGGTTACGTCGCCGAGTATGCGGTCCGTTGCGTTTTCGAGCGGTATCTGGAATCGATCGCCAGGATCGAGGACGACTACCTGCGGGAGAGAAGCGCCGACGTCAAGGACGCCGCGCAGCGTTTGCTGGAGAACCTGACGGGCGCGACCGACCACCGGCCGGAGCTCCCCGAGGACACGATTCTGGTCGCCGAGAATCTCTCGCCGGCCGATCTAAGCCTGTTCGAGCGGGACCGTTTTCGCGGCATCCTCCTGGCGACCGGCGGGGTCACCACGCACGCTTCCATCCTGGCCAAGTCCTTCGAGATCCCCTGCGTGGTGGCGGTCGAGGGGTTGATGGAGACCGTGCGCGACGGAGACTTCGTGATCGTCGACGGGAACTCCGGCGTCGCCTACATCAATCCCAATCCCGAGGTCGTGCGCGAGTACGAACGACTGGAGCGCGATTATCTCGCCTTGAACCGGGAGCTGAGCGGGCTCAAGGACGAACCGGCGGAGACCCTCGACGGTCACCGGGTGGCTCTGTATGCCAATATCGGGCTGCTCAGCGACATCGCCTTCGCGCATCTTCACGGCGCCCAGGGCGTGGGGCTGTATCGCACGGAAATCCCCTTCCTGGCGCACCGCGACTTCCCCAGCGAGGAAGAGCAATACTCGCTCTACAAGAAGGTCGTCGAAGGGATGGCCGGAAAACCGGTGACCATCCGCACGCTGGACGTCGGGGCCGACAAGTACCCTTCCTACATCCGCGGCGTCGGCCCTCCCGAGCCGAATCCCTTTCTCGGCTGGCGCTCGATTCGCATCTCGCTCGACTTCGTGGAGGTCTTCAAGACCCAGCTCCGGGCGATTTTGAGGGCGGCCGCGCTCGGCCGGGTTCGCCTGCTGATCCCGATGATCTCCAGCCTGGAAGAAATCCTCAAGGTGAAGGAGCTCCTGGCCGAGGCCAAACAGGAGCTCGCCGCGGAAGGAACGCCCTTCGACCCCCAGATGGAAGTCGGGATCATGGTGGAGGTTCCCGCCGCCGTACAGCTGGTGGACCGGTTCCTGCGGGAAGTCGATTTCCTGAGCATCGGTACCAACGACCTGATCCAGTACATGCTTGCGGTGGATCGCAGCAATCGAAAAGTGGCGAACCTCTACGAGCCGCTGCATCCCGCGGTCCTGGCGGCCCTGATGACGACGATCGAGGCGGGCAAGCGGGCGGGCAAGCGTGTTGCGATGTGCGGCGAGATGGCGGGAGACCCCTTGTGCGCTTTGCTGCTGCTCGGAATGGGCCTGGAAGAGTTCAGCATGGGCTCGCTCTACGTTCCGGTGATCAAGAAGACGATCCGGTCGGTGACCTATCAAGCGGCGAAAGCGGCGGCCCAGATCGTCCTCCAGATGGATACGGTGGGGGAGATCAAGAGATTTCTCTTCGAGCAGATGCGGGAGCTCGGCATGGTCGAGCTCCTCGAGATGTACCATTGAGCGGAGCGGCCCCTTCGGCGGCGGTTGACTTATCTCCAAAAACCGCTATGATGCAGGATTCGAACGATCGTTCGAATCCTGAAGACCTCCGGAAAGGACGCAGCGGATGATAAAAATCTCCACTTTCGAGGACTGGATCGATTATTTCCGCCAGTGGCAGAAGGATATCGGCTATGACCCGGCGCTCCTCGGCGATTACAAATTCGAGACCAAGCTCGGGGACCTTCACTCGCCGGAAGTCGAGTTCGGCGATTTCAAGGGGCAGCGCAAGTGGGAACGGGTCGGCGAGATCCCGAACCAGTCGATCCGGGACGCGCTCATGAACCTGATCGTCTACCAGGGCGACACGGAGTTCGCGTCGGTCGAGCAGCAGAAAAACCTCCTCGACACCGCACCCACCGATTACGATCGCCAGGCGCTCATCCGCGTCAACAGCGAAGAGATGCGTCACGGCTGGCAGATGTGCTACCTGCTGGTGAACTATTTCGGCGACTCCGGAAAGCTGGAGGCGCGAAAGCTGCTTGAGCGGCGCGCCTTTCGCGGGGACCGGCTGCTCGGCTCCTTCAACGCGCCGGTGCGCAACTGGCTGGACTTCTTCACCTACACCGAATTCGTCGATCGCGACGGCAAGTACCAGCTGACCATGCTGAGCCACTCGTCCTTCGCCCCCCTCGCCCGGAGCGTCACGGCGATGCTCAAGGAAGAGTTTTTCCACATGTTCACCGGTCACACCGGGCTCACGCGGATTCTGCGCGCGGGCAGGATTCCCGTGCCGATCGTCCAGAAATACTTCAACAAGTGGCTGTCGACCGCCTACGACCTCTTCGGCACCGACCATTCATCGTCCGCCCACTGGGCGTACGTCTGGGGGCTGAAAGGAAGGATGGACGAGCACGAAACGGCGGAGCCGGCGCAAAAGGAGAAGCTGAACGACCTGGCCCGCGACCATTACCTGCGTGAGTGTGCCAAGCTCATCGACCAGCTGAACCAGCTGGTTCCCGAGGGACAACCCAGGCTGTACGCCCCCGATCTGAAGTTCCATCGATCGATCGGCGAGCACGCGGGCAAGCCCTACAGCGTCCGGGGCGAGCTGCTTTCCGCCGACGCCTACCGGAGCCACCTCGCGGAGGTGCTGCCAACGGACGAGGACGAGGCGGTGCTGAGCGAAATCATGAAGCGCAAGGACTGGGTGCAGCAGATGCAGCTGAACTAGCCTGGTCCCGCACTGCGAGGACGGGCGCCCGCCGACGCTTGGCTGAGGAGACGTTCGTGAGCAGGATCTGCCTGGTGTGTCAAAATATCGACTGCAAATCCCGCGGCTCGGAAAAGCTCATGGCGGAGCTGCAAAAGCGGATCGAGGCCAAGGGGATCACCGACGTCGAGGTAAAGCCCTACATGTGCTTCGGAGCCTGTCAGGACGGTCCTAACATCGTTCTCTATCCGGAAAAGAGCTGGTACGCCCGGGTGCGCGTCGAGGACCTCGACGAGATCATCGCGCACCTGGCGGGCGGCCCGCACGTCGGGCGGCTTGACACCATCGACTCCTCTCTCAAAGAGCTCATCTATCAGCTCCTGGACACTGGAATCGTCTAGCTCATGAAGGGCGTTCTCTTTCCGCGCGGTGTGGTGGAGGGTCGGGAAGATCTCGGCCGCTACCGCGATCGCGGGGGCTACCAGGCGTTGGAGAAAGCGCTGCGCGCCGACCCCGAGGACCTCGTGCGCGAGGTCACCGAGGCGGGCCTCCGCGGGCGCGGGGGCGCCGGTTTTCCGACGGGGAAGAAATGGGCTCTCACGCGCGAGGCCGCTGGCTCTTCCCGCTTCCTGGTGGTCAACGGCGGTGAAGACGAGCCGGGGAGCAAGAAGGACCGCCTCTTGCTGGAGCTCCTCCCGCACCTGGTCATCGAGGGTGCCGCCATCGCCGCTTACGCGGTCGGCGCCTCCAAGGCTTACCTCTATATCAACGCGAACTATACGGAAGCGATTCGCAGCGTCGAGGGCGCGCTGACGGAGGCACGGTCTGCAGGCTACTGGGGCGCCGGCGTGTGCGGAACCAGCTTTTCCCTCGATTTCGAGATCACGCGCGCGCCGCGCAACTACGTCGCCGGGGAGGACACCGCAGCCCTGGAAGTCATCGAGGGCAAGAAGCCCCTGCCCCGACAAAAGCCACCGTATCCCGTCACCGTCGGTCTCTTCGGACAGCCCACCGCCGTCAACAACGTAGAGACCATCGCCAACGTCGCGCCCATCGTGTTGAACGGAGCCACCTGGTATCGCAGCTTCGGGACGGCGGAAAGCCCCGGGACCATGATCTTTTCACTGAACGACGACGTCAATCGGCCCGGAATCTACGAGCTTCCGTTCGGCACCCCGCTGCGCTACCTCATCGAAGAGTGCGGCGGCGGCGTCAGGGGAGGAAAGAAGCTCAAAGCGATCATGCCCGCCGCTCCCTCTTCGGCCTATCTTCCGGCGGAAAAAATCGACACGCCGCTGGACCCAGGTTCGATGCGCGAGGCCGGCTCCAGCCTGGGGTGCGGCGTCGTCCATCTGGTGCCCGAGGACGCCTGCATGGTCGAGGAGGTTCTGAAGGTCTCGGAGTTCTTTACCGCCGAATCGTGCGGGCAGTGCCCGGCCTGCCGGATGGAGACCAACACCCTCACGGCGCTGCTCAAGAAGGTACAACAGGGACAGGGCGGAGCCGCGATCCTCGATCAGTTCGGCAAGGTGATCGCGTTCAACAAGGGCAAGGGCTTTTGCAACCTGATCGCCATGCCGGGCCCGCCCATCGAGAGCGCGCTCAGGCTGTTTCACGCGGACTTCGACGCCCATCTCGCCACCGGCCGCTGTCCCGCTTCGGCGTAAAGCGGCCGATCACTTCCGCAACTCGCCTCTTCGGTTGACGCCCCGCAGCGCCCACTGGTACTATCCTCGCCGCCGTCCCGGCACGGCAGGAATCATCCCAGGGCAGGCGAGAATGAGACCCGCACCGATCCGCTGGCCCGGCAATGCCAAGATTGCCGTGAGCTTCTTCGTCGCCTTCGAATCGTTCATCCACCACTCGCAGTACCGCCGCGGGGGCGACCGGCCGGACTATGCCTCCCTCGCCTACGGTGAGTACGGCGGCAAGGCGGGCATCTGGCGCATCCTCGAAACACTCGGCCGCCACGGTGTCAAGGGAACGATCGACACCAACGGCCTCGCCGCCGAAAAATATCCGGACGCCGCCCGCGAGCTTGCGCGCGGCGGTCATGAGCTGGTCGGCCACGGCTGGGCGAACGACATCTATCTCACCTCGCTCGAGCCGGCCGAGGAAAGGGAAGTCATCCATCGGACGCTGGAAACCATTGCGGCGGTCACCGGCTGCCGCCCGGTGGGCTGGGTCAGTCCGGGGCACCGCATCAACGAACACACCTTCGATCACCTCGTCGAGGCGGGGATTCACTGGACCGGCGATCTCCCCGGCCCGGATGTTCCCGAGCACCGGTTGATCCGCGGCAAACCTCTGGTCGTCATGCCCCGCCTGGATTACGCCAACGACCATTCCATGATCTTCCAGCCGAAGAACCCCCCGCGCTATTATTTCGAAAGCTTCAAGACCGCCTTCGACCGCCTGTACGCCGAGGGCGAGACGGGATCGCCGAAGCTGATCGACGCGCTCGTTCACGCCCACATCGGCGGAAGACCCCATATCATCGGCGTCTTCGAGGAATGCATCGCCTACGCCAAGAGCTTCAGCGACGTGTGGTTCTGCACCAAGGGCGAGATCGCGCGGTGGTATCTCGACAACTACGTCCTGCGGGACTCGACCGGAGGAAACCCGCAATGATCCGGCCGTCCGAAGTCGCCGATTTCCTTCTTCGCGGCCTTGAGTCCGAGGAGCTGTTGCTCCGGTTCACGTGGGAGCAGTGGCTCGCTCTGGAAGCGCCGTACGAGAGCGGCGATTTCCGGATGCAGGAAGCGACCGCCCGCTACCGGCGTAACGGCTACGACTGGGACATCCACGGGACGCTCTATCTCCCGGCGAAAGACCGTGATCCCGGGCGGGCTTTCGTCTTCTTTCACGGCGGTGCGGGAAGCGAGAAGATCATGGATCTCACGCCGGACGGACGGCCCGGGCTGGCGCGCGTGGTCGCGGCGCAAGGCTTCAAGGTGCTGGCGCTCACTTATCCCGGCCACTACCCTCCCGGCGGCGTATGGAAGGTCCCCGTCTCCGAAAGAATGCCGGTCTACCTGCTCGACCGCGAGCTCCCGGTCGAGGAAATCCTCGACCGCAACCTCAAATGCACGTTCAACACGATTCTCCAAGGTGCGGCCAGCCTCGCCGACCGCCATCTCGCCGGCTGCGAAATCCTCGCGTTCGGCCATTCGACCGGCGGGCCGATGGCGGCCCATCTCCAGAGATTTCTCAGGCGGGCGCGGGTCATCGGCCTCGTCGGCTTCGGTAGCGGGGGGCCCGACGGGTGGCGTCTGGAATGGAGAAACCGAACGGGAGCGGAAAAGTACGTCGAAAAGCCGCTCGACCATGTCTCCAGGCGCTCGCCCGACTCGTTCCGCGAGTCAGGCTACGTCGATCCTCCCGATCTCACCCCGTGGGGCGGCGCGGACGATTACATCCGGCTGGTGAGCCCGCTGCGTTCCCAGATGAAGACCAGTCTTTGCGACAACCAGCATAACGCGGCGGTCGGGATCCTCGAAGAGTATCCGAAAAGAACCGGCCTGCCGCGCGAGGAGTATTTCGACCACCTCCAGGAGCCCGATCCGGACTGGCTGCGCACCATCCGGGTTCTCCTCGCGGTCGGCGAGAACGACAAGGGCCATTGGGTCAAGGGAGACCGCCTGGAGCACAAGAGGGAGATGTTCATGGGCGAGAAGTACGCGGCGAAAACCCGCGGCGCGCACGTCGTCTTGATTCCGAGGTACGGCCACGTCGGGTACGCCGAGCTGCACAACGAGAAGATCGCTTACCTGTGGCTCTGGGCTCACCGGTCCGGCTACTTCGAGCCGCGCTGAGTTCCTGCTCGGGCGGCCGGCGATTCCCGGCCGTCGAGGATCCTTTCAGGCCTCGGTGTAGTACTTTCGCGCCCACGCGGCGACATCACCGCGCCGCGCGAACCACACGTCGCGGTGGCTTCTGGCGTAACGGAGGATCTGCTCGAAGGTATCAATCAGAGGAATCCGCCCGCTCAGGTAGGCGTGGGTGATGACGTTCATCATCGTCGGATTCCGGTCGCCGATCCGGTAGCGGTAGTCGAACTCGTCCTTGAATTTCTCGAAGAAGTCGTGACGCGTCCCGTGCTCCTCGATGCGGTGGTCGTTGATCGTGTACTGGTGCGGGATCATGATGAGCAGCCTGCCGCCGACGTGGATCGGGTAGGGCATTTCGTCGTCGTGATAGTCGCAGTTGTAGAGCAGGCCCGCCTCGGCGTTGAGCTCCAGGGTGTGGTCGGTCGAGCGCACGCCGGGAGACGACCAGCCGGTCGGCATCTCCCCCGTGGTTTCCCTGATCTTTTCCACCGTCCTGCGGATGTTCTCGCGCTCCTGCTCGCGAGTCAGCATGTAGAGATACTCCCCCTGATCCCAGCCGTGGGCGACCATCTCGTGCCCGCGCCGATGCGCTTCCCTGACCAGCTCCGGATAGTACTCGCACGTCAGGCCGTTGATCGGCATGCTCGCCCGG is drawn from Candidatus Zixiibacteriota bacterium and contains these coding sequences:
- a CDS encoding polysaccharide deacetylase family protein encodes the protein MAKQPFRWPNDARVAFVLGIAFEAWDRTKPTRGRGLQRGSLPANAVCKRDYSTETFREFGAKVGLRRLLEICERYEIRASMPINGLTCEYYPELVREAHRRGHEMVAHGWDQGEYLYMLTREQERENIRRTVEKIRETTGEMPTGWSSPGVRSTDHTLELNAEAGLLYNCDYHDDEMPYPIHVGGRLLIMIPHQYTINDHRIEEHGTRHDFFEKFKDEFDYRYRIGDRNPTMMNVITHAYLSGRIPLIDTFEQILRYARSHRDVWFARRGDVAAWARKYYTEA